Proteins encoded by one window of Desulfovibrio ferrophilus:
- a CDS encoding PAS domain S-box protein — protein sequence MRDQKQNRSTFGEQRQGQRPKSGSDDLRYRAVFAHMASALAIWVPSDDNTDFILRDMNPASERLNRIKREQVLGHTLSEILPNAESIGLPSAIHRALSTGETIHLPAQLYQDDKRSGWRKYTIFALPSGEIVTLIDDVTERKQAELKMRENLELFSHIFEDAFMTMLLIDPMTGNIVEANTKACEFYGYSRSKLKTLNISDINTLPTEELKHRLTQVHTQKQNLYNFKHRLASGEVREVEVHSGPVKILDQELLFSIIHDVTERKQANEALRQSEAALRSLIRSAPVGIGEVRDRIIGQVNDHLCSLTGYSPEELKGQSARILYPDEEEFLRVARIKHPQVQLTGHGSLETIFRCKDGERRNVILSSSWKDDQHQDTGMIFTALDITERKEAERELRKARRDLHNIIDAMPSAVFCVDLQGRIVLWNSDAARLACSDNLENRPLTSSVSGLSEFDAMLQETIRTREPISCKALPMERDGKLTFWDMLLYPLPEGGTDGAAVRLDEVTDRIHLEEIMIQSEKMLSLGGLAAGMAHEINNPLGGILQGAQNIIRRFDSTLPANVNAAEELGLSLEAMREYMSRRSIFNMLSGIRDSGERAAQIVANMLDFSRTSNSRRALVDITDCIEKTLDLAANDYDLKKKYDFRDIEIVRDFEELPPVPCTETEIQQVLLNLLVNAAHAMAPSSDHPAPKLILRIRRKSALAMISVEDNGTGIDPAHKNRIFEPFYTTKDPGEGTGLGLSVAYFIITRNHRGTISVDSAPGQGARFTITLPLKTDEFGT from the coding sequence ATGAGAGACCAGAAGCAGAACAGATCGACATTCGGTGAACAGCGCCAGGGCCAACGCCCGAAATCAGGCAGCGACGATCTTCGCTATCGCGCCGTCTTTGCTCATATGGCTAGCGCCTTGGCTATCTGGGTCCCTTCCGACGACAACACCGATTTCATTCTGCGGGACATGAACCCCGCCTCCGAACGCCTCAACAGAATCAAACGCGAACAGGTCCTCGGCCATACACTCTCCGAGATATTGCCCAATGCGGAAAGCATCGGACTGCCCAGTGCCATCCATAGAGCCCTGAGCACCGGGGAGACCATCCACCTGCCGGCTCAACTGTACCAGGACGACAAACGATCCGGTTGGCGCAAGTACACTATTTTCGCATTGCCCTCCGGTGAAATTGTCACACTGATAGACGACGTCACCGAACGCAAACAGGCTGAGCTCAAGATGCGGGAGAACCTGGAGTTGTTCTCTCATATCTTCGAAGACGCCTTCATGACCATGCTGCTCATCGACCCGATGACAGGAAATATCGTGGAGGCCAACACCAAGGCCTGTGAGTTTTATGGCTATAGTCGTAGCAAGCTCAAAACACTAAACATTTCAGATATCAACACTCTACCAACAGAAGAACTCAAGCATCGTCTAACGCAAGTCCACACTCAAAAGCAGAACCTCTACAATTTCAAGCACCGACTTGCATCCGGCGAGGTACGCGAGGTTGAAGTCCACTCCGGGCCAGTCAAGATACTGGATCAGGAACTTCTGTTCTCCATCATCCACGACGTCACCGAGCGCAAACAGGCCAACGAAGCCCTGCGCCAGAGCGAAGCCGCACTTCGCAGCCTCATTCGATCCGCCCCTGTGGGTATCGGAGAAGTACGCGATCGCATCATCGGACAGGTCAACGACCACCTCTGCAGTCTGACCGGCTACTCGCCCGAAGAACTGAAAGGCCAAAGTGCACGCATCCTTTACCCCGATGAAGAAGAATTTTTAAGGGTCGCACGCATCAAGCATCCTCAGGTGCAACTCACGGGGCATGGCTCTCTGGAAACCATTTTCAGATGCAAGGACGGAGAACGACGCAATGTCATCCTCTCCTCATCCTGGAAAGATGATCAGCACCAGGACACTGGCATGATATTCACGGCTCTGGACATCACGGAGCGAAAAGAGGCCGAACGGGAACTGCGCAAGGCCCGTCGTGACCTGCATAATATCATCGATGCCATGCCCTCGGCCGTCTTCTGTGTTGACCTGCAAGGCAGAATCGTACTCTGGAACAGTGACGCCGCCCGATTGGCATGCAGCGACAATCTTGAAAACCGCCCTCTCACCAGTTCAGTCTCCGGCCTTTCCGAATTCGATGCCATGTTGCAGGAGACCATCCGAACCCGCGAGCCCATCTCCTGTAAGGCTCTGCCTATGGAAAGGGATGGCAAGCTCACCTTCTGGGACATGCTGCTCTATCCCCTGCCCGAAGGCGGCACCGATGGCGCGGCAGTCCGTCTGGACGAGGTCACCGATCGCATCCATCTTGAAGAAATCATGATCCAGTCCGAGAAAATGCTCTCCCTGGGAGGGCTTGCTGCAGGCATGGCCCATGAAATCAACAATCCATTGGGCGGTATCCTTCAGGGTGCACAAAATATCATTCGCCGATTCGATTCTACACTGCCCGCCAACGTCAATGCCGCCGAAGAACTGGGGTTGTCGCTGGAGGCCATGCGGGAATACATGAGCCGCCGCAGTATTTTCAATATGCTGTCTGGGATCAGAGACTCTGGAGAACGGGCGGCACAGATTGTCGCCAACATGCTCGACTTCAGCCGCACCAGCAATTCACGCCGGGCGCTCGTCGATATCACCGATTGCATCGAGAAGACGCTGGATCTTGCGGCCAATGACTATGACCTCAAGAAAAAATACGACTTCAGAGATATCGAAATCGTACGTGATTTTGAAGAATTACCGCCTGTTCCCTGCACGGAGACTGAAATACAACAGGTGCTGCTCAATCTACTGGTTAATGCGGCCCACGCAATGGCACCGTCATCCGACCATCCCGCCCCAAAACTCATTCTGCGCATCAGACGCAAGTCAGCACTGGCGATGATCAGTGTTGAAGACAATGGGACAGGGATCGATCCTGCGCACAAAAATCGAATCTTCGAACCGTTTTATACCACCAAGGACCCCGGCGAGGGCACAGGGCTAGGCCTTTCCGTGGCCTACTTCATCATCACCCGCAACCACCGGGGCACGATTTCCGTGGACTCCGCTCCAGGACAGGGAGCCCGCTTCACCATCACCCTGCCTTTGAAAACCGACGAATTCGGAACATAA
- a CDS encoding FAD-binding oxidoreductase, producing the protein MSGLTPAQARFLGELFPGDGFTAVPEETCAFGADASRLFEAPWAVVRPESEEQVVRLMAWAQEEGMPLFPRARGTNVVGACVPRGGGVVVSTLRMNRILEIDAQDFVAVVQPGVVTADLQKELDRHGLMYPPDPASVRISTIGGNVATCAGGMRAVKYGVTRDYVLGVRAVLPGGRVLYTGGRNHKNVVGLDLARLFVGSEGTLGLLTEITLKLLPKPEATASVLAGWPDTDGALGAARDIFAAGILPAAMEFMERDVLKAVAKVGEVPWPEGTGAALLLRLDGGRKALAADLDRLEQVVRSASPSFLLRGLGAREEEPLWEVRRLINPASFKVAPDKLSDDITVPRSKVRNAVDGIRKIATEAGLTVLVFGHLGDGNLHVNVMHDKAAGEGDRALQVKSQVVELVLSLGGTMSGEHGVGLTKYAHLGKQLSPLESEIMHYIKKVFDFKGILNPGKGY; encoded by the coding sequence ATGTCCGGACTGACTCCAGCACAAGCACGATTTCTGGGCGAACTCTTCCCGGGTGACGGCTTTACTGCCGTGCCCGAGGAGACCTGTGCCTTTGGTGCGGACGCCAGCCGTCTGTTCGAAGCCCCCTGGGCCGTGGTGCGGCCCGAGAGCGAGGAACAGGTGGTCAGGCTGATGGCCTGGGCTCAGGAAGAGGGCATGCCCCTGTTCCCCCGAGCGCGTGGAACCAACGTGGTGGGCGCGTGCGTGCCGCGTGGTGGCGGAGTGGTTGTCTCCACCCTGCGCATGAATCGCATTCTGGAGATCGATGCGCAGGATTTTGTGGCTGTGGTCCAGCCGGGGGTGGTGACTGCCGATCTCCAGAAGGAATTGGACCGGCATGGGCTGATGTATCCGCCCGATCCGGCCAGTGTTCGGATTTCGACCATTGGCGGCAATGTGGCCACCTGCGCGGGGGGCATGCGCGCCGTTAAATACGGAGTGACCCGTGACTACGTGCTTGGAGTACGGGCGGTGCTGCCCGGTGGGCGCGTTCTGTACACCGGTGGGCGTAACCACAAGAATGTGGTCGGGCTTGACCTGGCACGATTGTTCGTGGGCTCCGAGGGCACGCTTGGTCTGTTGACGGAAATTACCCTGAAACTTCTGCCCAAGCCCGAGGCCACGGCCTCGGTTCTGGCCGGGTGGCCGGACACGGATGGTGCCTTGGGTGCCGCACGGGACATCTTTGCGGCCGGGATTCTGCCCGCAGCCATGGAGTTCATGGAACGCGACGTTCTGAAGGCTGTTGCCAAGGTCGGAGAAGTCCCCTGGCCCGAGGGCACGGGCGCGGCATTGTTGCTGCGCCTGGATGGTGGCCGCAAGGCGTTGGCTGCTGATCTAGATCGATTGGAGCAGGTGGTCCGTTCGGCCTCGCCTTCGTTTTTGCTCCGCGGTTTGGGGGCGCGCGAAGAGGAGCCTTTGTGGGAGGTACGCCGGTTGATCAATCCTGCCTCGTTCAAGGTTGCTCCGGATAAATTGTCTGACGATATCACCGTGCCCCGCAGCAAGGTGCGCAACGCTGTGGACGGTATTCGCAAAATTGCCACCGAGGCCGGTCTGACGGTGTTGGTCTTTGGTCATCTTGGTGATGGCAATCTGCACGTCAATGTCATGCATGACAAAGCCGCAGGCGAGGGCGACCGTGCCCTCCAGGTCAAGAGCCAGGTGGTGGAACTGGTATTGTCCCTTGGGGGGACCATGTCCGGTGAGCACGGCGTCGGGCTGACCAAGTACGCGCATCTGGGAAAGCAGCTGTCTCCCCTGGAATCCGAGATTATGCATTATATTAAAAAAGTATTTGATTTCAAAGGGATACTAAACCCTGGTAAAGGCTACTAA
- the smpB gene encoding SsrA-binding protein SmpB yields MSQKSTSGTKLIATNKNARRYYEILDTVEAGIALMGSEVKSLRESKVSFKDGYVRIDANGAWLVGVHIAPYEFATHFGHEPERPRQLLLHRREIDSLAAKVEQKGLSLVPTKMYFKRGKVKVEIALGKGKKTFDRRDDIKQRDIARDTARELTRYK; encoded by the coding sequence ATGAGTCAAAAAAGCACATCCGGCACCAAACTTATCGCCACCAACAAGAATGCCCGCCGGTATTACGAAATTCTGGATACGGTGGAGGCTGGCATCGCTCTCATGGGGTCCGAGGTCAAATCCCTGCGCGAGTCCAAGGTCAGCTTCAAGGACGGTTACGTCAGGATTGATGCCAACGGAGCCTGGCTGGTGGGCGTGCATATTGCCCCTTATGAGTTTGCCACCCATTTTGGGCACGAGCCCGAACGACCACGACAGTTGCTGCTGCACCGGCGCGAGATCGACTCTCTGGCTGCGAAAGTAGAGCAGAAGGGGCTGTCGTTGGTTCCTACCAAAATGTACTTCAAGCGCGGCAAGGTGAAGGTTGAAATTGCTCTGGGTAAGGGCAAAAAGACCTTTGATCGTCGTGACGACATCAAGCAGCGCGATATCGCGCGTGACACGGCCCGGGAACTGACCCGCTACAAGTAG